From the Hyphomicrobium sp. ghe19 genome, one window contains:
- a CDS encoding NAD(P)H-dependent oxidoreductase has product MTGSPSTCLLVTCHPEPNSLCGQIAERAIAALAARNTTAVVNDLYRLNFNPVTSGHEFSSYPSGGIPEDIRRLVTDLQSAHELIFILPIWMFAIPAMLKGYFDRVWRPDVAFTFDGQNLQPLLRSITRMTVIVTHGRSEAETNATGDGSRVFFESSLPALLPNLASNERFDFYALDDGDSGAVTRQLNQLMDFISQGYKA; this is encoded by the coding sequence ATGACTGGTTCCCCAAGCACCTGCCTTCTTGTGACGTGTCACCCGGAGCCAAACAGTCTTTGCGGGCAGATTGCGGAACGCGCAATCGCGGCGCTTGCAGCACGGAACACGACGGCCGTCGTCAATGATCTCTATCGTTTGAACTTCAACCCCGTAACCTCGGGACACGAGTTTTCATCTTATCCATCCGGCGGCATTCCTGAAGATATTCGTAGGCTCGTTACAGATCTCCAGTCGGCACACGAATTGATTTTCATTTTGCCCATTTGGATGTTCGCAATTCCGGCGATGCTGAAGGGCTATTTCGACCGCGTCTGGCGCCCGGATGTGGCATTCACCTTCGACGGCCAAAACCTTCAGCCGCTGCTCAGGAGCATTACGCGCATGACCGTCATCGTCACGCATGGGCGAAGCGAAGCCGAAACGAATGCCACAGGCGATGGTAGTCGCGTGTTTTTCGAAAGTTCGCTGCCAGCGCTATTGCCGAACTTGGCGAGCAACGAGCGCTTCGATTTTTATGCGCTCGACGATGGCGATTCCGGCGCTGTAACTCGGCAACTGAACCAGCTCATGGATTTTATATCTCAGGGCTATAAAGCCTAA